A DNA window from Brassica napus cultivar Da-Ae chromosome C1, Da-Ae, whole genome shotgun sequence contains the following coding sequences:
- the LOC106365916 gene encoding regulatory protein NPR4 → MAAATAMEPSSSISFTSSHLSNPSVVTNHQSSSPNLEAASLAKLSTDLEQLLTSSDCDYTDAEITFEGETHAVGVHRCVLAARSKFFFDLFKKDRESEEKKKPKYHIKDLLPHGHVGREAFLHFLNYIYTGKLKPFPVEVSTCVDTGCAHDSCKPAIDFAVELMYASYTFKITELVSSFQRRLCNYVEKSLVENVLPILLVAFHCDLTQLLDQCVERVARSDLDRFYIEKELPLEVSEKIKKLRVKSTNTDEVADKLIERTGKVLKALDSDDVELVKLLLTESDTTLDQANGLHYVVAYSDPKVVAEVLALDMADVNYRNSRGYTVLHYAAMRREPSIIISLLKKGANASDFTFDGRSAVNICRRMTRPKDYYTKNAKGDEASKDRLCIDILEREIRRNPLASGGGDTPTCSHSMPEDLQMRFLYLEKRVGLAQLFFPTEADVAMDIANVEGTSEFTGFPVPPPSNGATGNLTQVDLNETPYMQTKRLLTRMEALMKTVETGRRYFPSCSEVLDKYMDDYMDEDIPDMSHPEKGSVKERRWKRMRYKELKNDVKKAYNKDKQAKIARSCLSVSSPASSLRESLEEPT, encoded by the exons ATGGCGGCTGCAACTGCAATGGAGCCATCTTCATCTATAAGCTTCACATCTTCCCACTTATCTAATCCCTCCGTAGTCACCAATCACCAATCATCATCTCCCAATCTCGAAGCCGCGAGTCTAGCCAAGCTCAGCACCGACTTGGAGCAGCTCCTCACCAGCTCAGACTGCGACTACACCGACGCGGAGATCACGTTCGAAGGAGAGACTCACGCTGTGGGTGTTCACAGATGCGTCTTAGCTGCCAGGAGCAAGTTTTTCTTCGACCTGTTCAAGAAAGATAGAGAGAgcgaggagaagaagaaaccaaagtATCATATCAAAGATCTGCTGCCTCATGGACACGTGGGGAGGGAGGCGTTCTTGCATTTCTTGAATTACATCTACACTGGGAAGCTGAAGCCTTTCCCTGTTGAGGTTTCCACTTGCGTTGATACCGGCTGCGCTCATGACTCTTGTAAACCCGCAATTGATTTCGCTGTTGAGTTGATGTATGCTTCGTATACGTTCAAAATCACTGAGCTGGTTTCATCGTTTCAG AGGAGGCTTTGTAACTACGTTGAGAAGTCACTAGTGGAGAACGTTCTCCCAATCCTCTTAGTCGCGTTCCACTGCGACTTAACTCAGCTTCTTGACCAATGCGTAGAGAGAGTCGCCAGATCAGATCTTGACAGATTCTACATCGAGAAGGAGCTTCCTCTCGAAGTCTCTGAGAAAATCAAGAAGCTTCGAGTCAAGTCAACGAACACAGACGAGGTGGCTGATAAATTGATAGAGAGAACAGGGAAAGTACTCAAGGCGTTGGACTCAGACGATGTGGAGCTAGTGAAGCTTCTTTTGACCGAGTCAGACACAACTCTAGACCAAGCCAACGGTCTGCACTACGTAGTGGCCTACAGTGATCCCAAAGTTGTGGCTGAGGTTTTGGCTTTAGACATGGCTGATGTGAATTACAGAAACTCGAGGGGGTACACGGTTCTTCACTACGCTGCTATGCGTAGAGAGCCGTCGATTATCATATCGCTGCTTAAGAAAGGAGCTAATGCTTCTGACTTCACGTTTGATGGACGCAGTGCGGTTAATATATGCAGGAGAATGACTAGGCCTAAGGATTATTATACCAAAAATGCAAAGGGGGATGAAGCTAGTAAAGATCGGTTGTGTATTGATATTTTGGAGAGGGAGATTAGAAGGAATCCATTGGCTAGTGGAGGTGGGGATACACCTACTTGTTCTCATTCTATGCCTGAGGATCTTCAAATGAGGTTTCTCTACTTAGAAAAGCGAG TGGGGCTTGCTCAGTTGTTCTTTCCAACAGAAGCTGATGTAGCTATGGACATTGCTAATGTTGAAGGGACTAGCGAGTTCACAGGCTTTCCTGTTCCGCCGCCTTCGAATGGCGCAACAGGAAACTTGACTCAGGTTGATTTGAATGAGACGCCTTATATGCAGACTAAAAGGCTGCTTACACGTATGGAAGCACTCATGAAAACAG TTGAGACTGGTCGGAGGTATTTTCCATCTTGTTCTGAGGTTCTGGACAAGTACATGGATGATTATATGGACGAAGACATACCTGATATGTCGCATCCTGAGAAAGGCTCGGTGAAAGAGAGGAGATGGAAGAGGATGAGATATAAGGAGCTGAAGAACGATGTTAAAAAGGCATATAACAAAGACAAACAGGCCAAGATTGCACGGTCTTGTCTCTCTGTTTCATCACCTGCTTCTTCTCTTAGAGAGTCCTTAGAGGAGCCAACATGA
- the LOC106365917 gene encoding E3 ubiquitin-protein ligase ARIH1, giving the protein MENQEVSCGDDELPLNHVGDEEDFRSCCGDEEVWLKESDDTAKVPDEEENKDELEDEFSVKMFFKGVSISGGGDSGSGYSGIGVVLERSGGSELIQVQKKLDFYAEESVANYLALIDGLTVALQNNLSSVVAVTDSELLYNQITCEENLEVPLLVALRERVLEKTTTLDGFVLKLSPFCDLDQALSLAQVAVGICNLDVDKPAENCSICCEDRLSEMMLTLKCTHKFCSHCMKTYVEGKVNSSEVPIRCPQLQCKHYLSSTECKTFLPVTSFNSFEEANLRCTNNGKVYCPYPNCSFLLDPRECLSSASASSSSSSMSESSCCVKCPLCERFVCVDCGVPWHDSMSCEEFQILPVDERYPDDITLHRLARYKRWKRCQQCRIMIELAQGCNHMTCRCGHEFCYCCGAEYREGQQTCTCAFWDDEEEDEENSESGNTIQELEQWPWDTFSSIPTVMDAYSEQERSQLALIQRFLAGGGFSLSDHHTSYQSPPPPPPPCTTESSYVEAAMKDLHQLPWLERFVAVISDDYYEEFNIQ; this is encoded by the exons ATGGAGAATCAAGAGGTTTCTTGTGGTGATGATGAGCTGCCGTTGAACCACGTTGGAGATGAGGAAGATTTTAGAAGCTGTTGTGGTGATGAAGAAGTCTGGTTAAAGGAGAGTGATGATACAGCTAAAGTACCAGATGAGGAGGAGAATAAAGATGAACTTGAGGATGAGTTCTCTGTTAAGATGTTCTTTAAAGGAGTTTCTATATCCGGAGGAGGAGATTCGGGTTCTGGCTACTCTGGAATTGGTGTTGTGTTGGAGAGATCAGGAGGTTCTGAGTTGATTCAGGTCCAGAAGAAGCTGGACTTTTATGCTGAAGAGTCTGTAGCTAACTATTTAGCTTTGATAGATGGTCTTACAGTAGCTTTACAGAACAATCTCAGTTCTGTTGTTGCTGTAACGGACTCAGAGCTGCTCTATAATCAG ATAACTTGTGAGGAGAATCTTGAAGTCCCTCTTCTGGTAGCTTTAAGAGAAAGGGTACTGGAGAAAACAACTACTCTTGATGGGTTTGTTCTAAAGCTTTCTCCTTTCTGTGATCTTGACCAAGCTCTAAGCCTAGCTCAAGTAGCGGTAGGAATTTGTAATCTTGATGTGGATAAACCAGCTGAGAACTGCTCCATCTGCTGTGAAGACCGTCTCTCCGAGATGATGCTCACACTAAAATGCACTCACAAGTTCTGTTCTCACTGCATGAAAACATACGTCGAAGGGAAAGTGAACTCTTCAGAAGTTCCCATCAGGTGTCCTCAACTGCAATGCAAGCATTACCTCTCATCCACCGAATGCAAAACCTTTCTCCCCGTCACATCTTTCAACTCATTCGAGGAAGCTAATCTGCGTTGTACCAACAACGGCAAGGTTTACTGTCCGTATCCCAATTGCTCCTTTCTGTTAGACCCGCGTGAATGTCTATCAAGTGCAAGTGCAAGCTCAAGCTCGTCTAGTATGTCTGAGAGTAGCTGCTGTGTGAAGTGTCCACTCTGTGAGAGGTTTGTGTGCGTGGACTGTGGTGTTCCTTGGCACGATTCTATGAGCTGTGAAGAGTTTCAGATTCTCCCGGTTGATGAAAGATATCCAGATGATATAACGTTGCATCGCTTGGCTAGGTATAAGAGGTGGAAACGGTGTCAGCAATGCCGCATAATGATCGAGCTTGCTCAAGGCTGCAACCACATGACTTGTCG GTGCGGGCATGAGTTTTGCTACtgttgtggagcagagtacagAGAAGGGCAACAGACTTGCACTTGCGCTTTTTGggacgacgaggaagaagatgaagaaaactCAGAGTCTGGAAACACAATCCAAGAGCTTGAGCAATGGCCTTGGGACACATTCAGCTCAATTCCAACTGTAATGGACGCTTACTCCGAGCAAGAAAGATCTCAGCTTGCTTTGATCCAACGGTTCTTAGCGGGTGGAGGGTTTAGTCTCAGTGATCACCATACTTCTTATCAGTCGCCACCACCGCCTCCTCCTCCATGTACTACAGAGTCGTCGTATGTTGAAGCAGCCATGAAAGATCTTCACCAGCTTCCTTGGCTTGAGAGGTTTGTGGCGGTTATAAGTGATGATTACTATGAAGAGTTTAATATCCAGTGA